aattttttctaacaatatttcAGCTGTCATGGCTTGTatgttttctttcagctgtttagaattTTCTtgcgattcagtttgattcattcagacaGTTCAGTTCACAGAATCATTTGCAGATGTGGATATTCCTAAAATCCACTGTAAGACACAAAACTTACAAATGTcttcttgcatttttaaatgacGAAGCAGCTGTGTGCACCGTGTAGCTTGCACACCCCCACCCCTGATTATAACATCATTTAATGGCATTCCAAATCCAACACAGACAACATATACTGTGCATTTTTGGTCTCCCGAATTAGTTTATGATGTATGCCACAAATATTTCACTGGAATGCCCCAGGTTTGTTTTcacatgctttaaaatgtaattgtgttccCTTTTCACTTCTTAACCCTATCGGTCATGTTTATCTAAATGTTTCTGAAGCAGTTTAATGCAAAATTTGTTATCTGTTAAAACGATGGAAATTTTGATTAGGGCAACTTATGTTACATAATGTAGACATATATTACAACAGTGACATTTAACACATGCATGATATTGTTGAAGAAACAATCAAGCTTTTGGGGTTAATTAAGGTATGTTAAAAGTAATTTGTTAATGCTTTCATacctttaaaattcattttaatgatcGATggctgaatgtttttgaaaacgcTTATTATTGCATTCATAGAGCAAACCTTTAActgattatttacaatataaccTAATTTACCTCCATAATTTGCTGAAAGCATAATGGGGTGCAGGATAAAGGTGGATAGCCAAAGttactgtgaaatgtttttatttttttatacactaATTGAACTCCACAACACACAGAATTTGCTTTATCaatgcttttattaatttattatttatttgattgtaaaAGTTTCAGAGAAGGTATTGAGAAGAGATTAAAGTTTagaagaaatttaaataaagcttaatttcagaataactttttttttttttgtaaagataagatcagaaaaatgtaaatgtagtacaATCAAAGTAACTGTGGAGCAGGTGACTGCATATGATCTCACAGGTCTTTAGCACAAACAAAGCCAGCTGAAAACGAACAGGCTATATCGACCCAGCAAGCGTTGTTAGCTGTAGGGGGGGAAAAGTAAATAAGTTATTCTGATAATTACTGTGGTGgtagaatcaaaataaaacagaatgttcAACTAAAGGCACTTGtcatttcatgttaaaaaaaaacagattgcaaTCTTACGGTTCCAGTTAATCATAACACAGTTCTCGCCACCACCGCCATTAGGTTCAATAGAGCACCAGTTAGTGTAGTCATATGTAGTTCCATCACTCCACACCCACTGTCCATCCTAAAGAGTGAAGAGAGTGATTATAAAGAGTGCACTGCTGTATTCTGAATCCAGTAAGCAGCAAAGTCAACCCATCTTCATGTTTAAAGTAGAAATTTCAGTCTAGACAAACAAATAAGTCTTATTAGGCCACACAGTTTAACTTACTTGTATAGCATCATGAGCACCAATCCAAGAGCGCGTGGAAGAAGGCAACAGACTCAGCAGAAAATCGTTTTCCATTTTATTGTGCGCAGATGCGAGATTTGAGTCAAGACTTTGGCAGTTTCTCTAAATAGACAGATTTTTCTATTGTcagtacaaaatatattattttcagcatGAAGCACaaagtaacttttttaaacaaaagttttaGTCACTTGTGAACAATGTCTGGTCTGATTGTTAATTTGCTCATGATTagttttctgtattatttattcGCAGAAAAGAAAGTTTtacttaaagaaaaataataaataaaataaaaatcacctacAAATAACACATTACCTCTGCTGTGATCATGTTAACCGTCTGAGGGAAGAACTTGTAGCATTGGACTCCAAAATTTGTCCATCCATAAGGGCATTTTTCAGCCAAATTAACTGCATCCAGTACATAAACATTAGGGCTCTTGTAATATctgaaaaaccttttttattattgttattttatgtagCTTATTTAATGATTGTTATTATGTGCTGCAGATGTGTGTATTTTAGACACTAGTAGATCCCTTATTAATCATGCaaatattagttaaaataatgtattttatatccaTAAagctacaaacaaaaaacagttaagGTTTGGTAGAGCAAGATGTTAAAATGGAATATcaagtaaaaatcttaaaaatgttaaaaataaatatctctTGGTTACCATCTACATTGGAGAACACAATGCAAAGAAGAAGGAGACTTCTCAGAATTGCCATGATGAACCTAGAAATAAATAAGCAGGATAAAGACAATTAAATGTCTGCACTCTGTGGATTgtcaatgtattttaaagacaaatcaAAAAGATTCTTTAAGTAGAAAGGTTATTCTGTAGTGCTAAAATCTCACCTTGGTTTTTAGATCGTTGCCTCCAGAATCTCAGAGGAAGATTTTGTGAAGTTCCAGAAAGTTCCCTGCTTATATACTTTACTTAATGGCAAGTTTGTATAAGTCACAAGGTTGACACAGGGTGTGACTGTTTGAtctatcaatttaataaaatcgAAGACAGGAGAATGGGGTAAGATgagcttgtttaaaaaaaatattaggttaactaaatatttatttttccccttttttttgcatattaatataaGAGTATAATTTGAATATTAGTCATAAGGGATGGTTCCCTATAAAAATCTGAAGTTGTATAAAATATGAAGtaccaggcaaaaaaaaaaaaaagtgcacttccataatgtacAGTTAGGtctatatatatttggacacaggcacaattttttattattttagctgctgaccaaaacatattcaagttacatATATTAAGTTATATAATGGTCAAGGTGCAcactttaatttgagggtattctcaTCAAAATTGGAGGAAAAAAAGGTTAAGGTTAAGGAATTGAAAGGTTAtggaattacagctctttaatatgtacctcccCTTTTGTTAACCTTTTAAACGGTTTCCCACATATGgtattcttatttccgtgcccctgggagtatggtcccacatatgggatttagaacgtttggtgacgtcacataactgtcaaattcaaactgcgttttcgcgcattggctggtgctgagccagagcgagacgtgcactgctcttgtcatattatcacaactatgcagtgttattaaccacatactgcatattttaggtttcagacatttaaatacagataaatactagtaaaacaatatatttagagtttgaaaaatacacgcatatgtctatggaagaaacaataacaatccattcaaatttaatttgcatatgtgctttattcatatcagatacacatcgAGGAAGCAActgtaaagttcactctattcatcACCCAGTTCATccgccacttattacttgtatttcaggAGAGACTGATGAATTCAAGTACTGTAAAtctgactgacaggactctctgaactgcagcgtgaacaaacatggcggcgcccatctcacattacagatcacgatcaagatcatttagaaagggttttaaacaacaaaacacacttattaacacatatttatgaatcggaatatcagattgttcatgacatggtatgcatgtttgtgaatattttaaataaaaaaaaaggataaacgAAATAAAAGAGATCCATCTGTCATTCAGTGTTATTGTAGACACGGTGTGTCATGTGACAAGCCTGACACGTCGCCATGGAAACATTAAGGGGaacattctaaaataatggtcatcttaaaaaaaactcactctggggggaccgctagaatattttaaactcaccactgaaaaggttaaggGACCATAAGTTATATTGGACAATTGACTCAAAACCTGTTTCATGGACAGGCATGGGCTATTCCTTCATTATTTTTCACTTCAGTTAAGCAGGTAAAAGGTCTGGAGTTGATTGTGGATTAAAGCAGAAGTGGATCTCCTGGCAAGCAAGATGAAGCTGCAGGTCAGGAGCTAAGGCAGCATATTCTTCGTCCAACGCTCACCTCCATGGAAATTGGTCCTTCGATCTGACCATAACTGTGCTGGGGTGCCTCTCCTAGCAATGAACCTCCGAAAGGCCATGAGAAAGGAATCCGTACTCAGGCTAGGGAGTAAGTCTAAGTGTAGGGCTCTAGTGGTGAGACACTTAAACAGAACACCCCAAAGCTTCTCTGTATGTCTACCAATCTTGATTAGGAAAGGACAGAAGCAGTCCATCCCACATGAATGAAAGGCAGGCTTGTGAAGCTGAAGGCGGGCAGAAGGTAGATCAGACATCTGAGGCATGGAAGGCTGACCTCTCCACCGGCAACATTCTGGACAGGTATACTGAAACAGTCGAACAGCTTCACGGCCTCGTAGGATCCAGGATGATGCAGCTTGTTGTCATAATGGCAGATGATCAGGCAAGTAACTGGATGTTTAGGGTCGAAGACTGCAGGATGGAGAACAGAATCTGTGAGGTCAGCCACTCTCCTCAAACAACCACCCACTCTAATTAAGCCATTAGATGGATCCATCTCAGGGGCCAAGGTGACTAGACGGCTACTAGGTTTCACTACCTTCCAGATTAAACTACTTTTAAGAACATGGACTTCATCATGACAATAATCTGTGGCTTCTGGACCTATGCCAGAATCTGGCTCACCTTGTAGATCTCGGGCAGTAACATCCAGCAGGTCTATCCAAGTGGAGTAATTCCATCTATCAGGGTGGATACAGGTGGTCGTGAGGTAGTTACTCCACAAAAGGTAGACTTGTGCAACTCTGCTGGATCTTCACCAAGCTCAAAAGTACGAAGGACAGGCCATTCTTGAGGGTCAATCTGAGAAGATGTCGACTTTGTGGGTAACTCCCTCAGTCCTAACTGCCGGGGGGACATAAGTCCAGGGAAGAGAGACACTAGGAAGGCAGTGAAGCTCTTCTTCCCACAACATCCAAGAATGGAGAAGATCAGGAGGCAGGCTGGGATCGTCCTGCTCCCTCTGTTTGTTCCAAAGGTGCTTAACGATCACTTTCGCACCGGTTGTGTAAGGAAGGAGCAGTCCCAGAAGGTCATACTGTGTAGCAAGGACCCTGTAAATATACCACAAGGTAGGGGTGGCATAGATCACTGTGTTTATAGGACAAGGTGTCGGACTGCCAATTCCAACTCAACCCTAATGTGGACTCAGTGACATCTGCCTTCTCCTGTGTCAGCCACAACTCCACACTAGTCACTCGAGCTTCAGGAGGTAGGTGACTTATTACAGCTGGTTCTTCAGATCTCTAATCCAGCCCCAGACAGGATAG
This genomic stretch from Cyprinus carpio isolate SPL01 chromosome B9, ASM1834038v1, whole genome shotgun sequence harbors:
- the LOC109058658 gene encoding ladderlectin-like, producing the protein MAILRSLLLLCIVFSNVDVNLAEKCPYGWTNFGVQCYKFFPQTVNMITAERNCQSLDSNLASAHNKMENDFLLSLLPSSTRSWIGAHDAIQDGQWVWSDGTTYDYTNWCSIEPNGGGGENCVMINWNPNNACWVDIACSFSAGFVCAKDL